Proteins from a single region of Hydra vulgaris chromosome 12, alternate assembly HydraT2T_AEP:
- the LOC136088496 gene encoding uncharacterized protein LOC136088496 encodes MDIFLKQVRMKIFLGAEYSDIPVNVPTHEFITNLPINNNNNPEYPDFDKCISESSIKLQVNVKPTKPSYISKSHLINIFKIKKKYLPAKLAYFTYFAQRSLISTYYVLYLISTGLDPKQVGVAETIKMIALTFSELFWGHLADRCKNKLKIVVAQTIMVSVFLFSSPWAAYWINSNEILKQKIYCLNELEHEVLNLTNFSIPQLRSSHTVHHFRSGSNTLFLTMTTLGVGAALFGGGRQGLLDTKIVTMTKKESKSSNAFGRQRLWGSMAYSVVPLFMGLELENAPLSAISPYLPVFIVFILINILNLICSVFIFKNQDDEAVSSTNENINNYLNNGIWNVLQTGVRDYNFILLFFTVFFIGVANGVQWCFQFIFMDEMGASKTFMGLCVLSQCGMEVLMFPLAAKITNKFGGNKVTMIIAFFCYGTLLCSYYFVKSYQTITIITGFLGITYTLYFCAVFDELYKISNDSCRGTINAIYNSVFSGIGNAVASMAGGTIYKIYGGRLLFLWSGILYIAIGTMFVVLRLTITLKNRIHKCRNYYQFENLSSLSQTKDHDSKVEIFKKNSDDPILH; translated from the exons atggatatttttttaaaacaagttagaatgaaaatatttttaggcgCAGAGTATTCAG ATATTCCGGTAAATGTTCCGACGCATGAGTTTATAACTAATCTACctatcaacaacaacaataatccAGAATATCCCGACTTTGATAAGTGCATTAGTGAAAGCAGCATAAAACTACaagtaaatgtaaaaccaacaaAACCCTCCTACATTTCTAAGTctcatttaataaacatatttaaaattaaaaaaaagtatcttCCTGCTAAACTTGCATATTTTACGTATTTTGCGCAGAGATCTCTTATTTCAACATATTACGTCTTATATTTAATAAGTACCGGTTTGGATCCAAAACAGGTGGGAGTGGcggaaacaataaaaatgatcGCTTTAACTTTTAGCGAACTATTTTGGGGACATTTAGCAGATCGGtgtaaaaacaagttaaaaattgtcGTTGCACAAACTATTATGGTCTCCGTCTTTTTGTTTTCAAGTCCGTGGGCGGCTTATTGGATAAAttcaaatgaaatattaaagcaaaaaatttactgCTTAAATGAATTAGAACATGAAGTTCTAAACTTGACTAATTTTTCTATACCGCAACTTAGAAGTAGCCACACTGTTCATCACTTTAGAAGTGGTTCtaatactctttttttaacaatgacaACTTTAGGAGTCGGAGCAGCTCTTTTTGGAGGAGGAAGACAAGGTTTGCTTGATACTAAAATAGTAACTATGACAAAAAAAGAATCGAAAAGTAGCAACGCATTTGGCAGACAAAGACTTTGGGGTTCCATGGCTTATTCTGTTGTGCCATTATTTATGGGCCTAGAATTAGAAAACGCCCCATTATCTGCTATCTCTCCTTACCTAccagtttttattgtttttattttgataaacatCTTGAACCTAATCTGcagtgttttcatttttaaaaaccaagatGATGAAGCAGTTTCGAGTacaaatgaaaacataaataattatttaaataatggaaTTTGGAATGTACTACAAACAGGTGTTCGAGATTATAactttattcttctttttttcactGTATTTTTTATTGGAGTCGCTAATGGTGTGCAATGGTGCTTCCAGTTCATTTTTATGGATGAGATGGGCGCTTCGAAAACTTTTATGGGCCTTTGTGTTCTTAGTCAATGTGGAATGGAAGTTCTTATGTTTCCATTGGCTgctaaaataacaaacaaatttggTGGTAATAAAGTTACAAtgattattgcatttttttgttatggaaCTTTGCTCTGTTCCTACTATTTTGTTAAATCTTACCAAACAATAACTATAATCACCGGTTTTTTGGGAATAACCTATACTTTGTATTTTTGTGCTGTATTTGACGAGCTTTACAAGATTAGCAACGACAGTTGCAGAGGTACAATAAACGCCATTTACAATAGTGTATTTAGCGGCATTGGAAATGCTGTGGCAAGTATGGCAGGTggaacaatttataaaatttatggtGGGCGACTTTTATTTTTGTGGAGTGGAATCCTATACATAGCAATAGGTACCATGTTCGTTGTTCTTAGACTAACGATAACATTAAAGAATCGAATTCATAAGTGTAGAAACTACTACCAATTCGAAAATTTGAGTTCGTTATCACAAACAAAAGATCACGATtctaaagttgaaatttttaaaaaaaatagcgatGATCCAATATTACATTAA